In the genome of Sphaeramia orbicularis chromosome 13, fSphaOr1.1, whole genome shotgun sequence, one region contains:
- the LOC115431404 gene encoding tripartite motif-containing protein 3-like isoform X3 → MSVTMAKRETGSTSPVVRQIDKQFLVCSICLDHYHNPKVLPCLHTFCEKCLQNYIPPQSLTLSCPVCRQTSILPEKGVAALQNNFFITNLMEVLQRDPECSRPEACNVLESAGAAIACQPLSCPNHEGKVMEFYCESCETAMCLECTEGEHREHVTVPLRDVLEQHKSALKNQLDTVRNRLPQLTAAIDLVNEISKQLTERKNDAVAEISNTFDELEKSLHQRKTALITEVENICSTKQKVLQAQLTSLLQGKENIQSSCNFTEQALSHGSATEVLLVQKQMGERVSALARHSFPENPHENGHLECLVETDGLRRSIQNLGVLITTGAVGHTSVATGEGLRHALVGQHTTVTVTTKDKDGELVKTGNAVLRAEILSADGACTNAEVVDNKNGTYEVGYTIRSEGEFTFSLLLYEQPVRGSPFRLRAVKPSDVLQSPDDVKRRVKSPSGGGGHVRQKAVRRPSSMYSTTKKKENPIEDELIYRVGTRGRDKGEFTNLQGISTSSNGRIVVADSNNQCIQIFSNDGQFKMRFGVRGRSPGQLQRPTGVTVDMNGDIIVADYDNRWISIFSSDGKFKNKIGAGRLMGPKGVAVDKNGHIITVDNKACCVFIFQSNGKLVTKFGARGTSDRHFAGTVCYF, encoded by the exons ATGTCCGTCACTATGGCCAAGCGTGAGACCGGCAGCACCAGCCCCGTGGTCCGGCAGATAGACAAGCAGTTCCTGGTCTGCAGCATCTGTCTGGACCATTATCACAATCCTAAGGTCCTGCCCTGTCTGCACACCTTCTGTGAGAA ATGTCTACAGAACTACATCCCTCCTCAGTCTCTGACGCTGTCCTGCCCAGTTTGCAGACAGACTTCTATTTTGCCAGAAAAGGGTGTGGCTGCCCTTCAGAACAACTTCTTCATCACAAACCTGATGGAGGTGTTACAGCGAGACCCGGAGTGTAGTCGACCTGAAGCGTGCAATGTTCTGGAGTCAGCAGGTGCAGCTATAGCCTGCCAGCCCCTGTCCTGCCCCAACCATGAGGGAAAG GTGATGGAGTTTTACTGCGAGTCATGTGAAACAGCCATGTGTCTAGAGTGCACAGAAGGAGAACACAGAGAACATGTGACAGTTCCTCTGAGAGACGTACTGGAACAACATAAATCAGCGCTGAAAAATCAGCTGGACACTGTACGCAACAG ACTACCTCAGCTGACAGCTGCCATTGACCTTGTGAATGAGATCTCCAAGCAGCTAACAGAGAGGAAAAATGACGCAGTGGCTGAAATCAGTAACACTTTTGATGAGTTGGAGAAATCTTTACACCAACGCAAGACGGCTCTCATAACTGAGGTGGAAAACATCTGCAGTACGAAGCAGAAG GTACTTCAAGCCCAGCTGACTTCTTTGCTTCAAGGCAAAGAAAACATTCAAAGCAGCTGCAACTTCACAGAACAGGCCCTGAGCCACGGCAGCGCCACCGAGGTCCTGCTGGTCCAGAAGCAGATGGGTGAGCGGGTCAGTGCCCTGGCGAGACACAGCTTCCCTGAGAACCCACATGAAAACGGACATCTCGAATGTCTGGTCGAGACGGACGGCCTTCGGCGCTCCATCCAGAACCTGGGAGTTCTGATCACAACGGGGGCTGTGGGACATACCAGCGTTGCCACCGGCGAAGGCCTGCGCCACGCCCTGGTGGGCCAACACACCACGGTCACAGTCACCACTAAAGATAAGGACGGAGAGCTGGTGAAGACTGGTAACGCTGTTCTGAGGGCAGAGATCCTTTCTGCGGACGGCGCCTGCACCAATGCCGAGGTGGTGGACAACAAGAACGGCACCTACGAGGTTGGATACACCATCCGCTCAGAGGGAGAGTTTACGTTCTCGCTGCTGTTGTACGAACAGCCGGTGAGGGGGAGTCCCTTTCGCTTGCGAGCTGTCAAGCCTTCAGACGTCCTCCAGTCACCAGATGATGTGAAAAGAAGAGTAAAGTCTCCGAGCGGAGGAGGGGGTCACGTTCGGCAGAAAGCTGTACGCAGGCCCTCCAGTATGTACAGCACCACCAAGAAAAAGGAGAACCCCATAGAGGACGAACTGATCTACAGAGTGG GAACAAGAGGACGAGATAAAGGAGAATTCACAAACCTACAAGGCATTTCAACCTCTAGTAATGGAAGGATTGTGGTGGCAGACAGCAACAACCAGTGTATACAG ATATTCTCCAATGACGGCCAGTTTAAGATGCGTTTTGGGGTCAGAGGTCGTTCACCGGGGCAGCTGCAGCGCCCCACAGGGGTCACGGTGGACATGAATGGTGACATTATCGTGGCTGACTATGACAACAGATGGATTAGTATTTTCTCCTCTGACGGCAAATTCAAG AACAAAATTGGTGCTGGGAGACTGATGGGACCTAAAGGTGTAGCTGTGGATAAGAATGGACACATCATCACCGTGGATAACAAAGCCTGCTGCGTTTTTATTTTCCAATCAAATGGAAAACTGGTGACAAAGTTTGGAGCCAGAGGGACGTCAGACAGACACTTTGCAGGTACTGTGTGTTACTTCTGA
- the LOC115431404 gene encoding tripartite motif-containing protein 3-like isoform X2, with protein MSVTMAKRETGSTSPVVRQIDKQFLVCSICLDHYHNPKVLPCLHTFCEKCLQNYIPPQSLTLSCPVCRQTSILPEKGVAALQNNFFITNLMEVLQRDPECSRPEACNVLESAGAAIACQPLSCPNHEGKVMEFYCESCETAMCLECTEGEHREHVTVPLRDVLEQHKSALKNQLDTVRNRLPQLTAAIDLVNEISKQLTERKNDAVAEISNTFDELEKSLHQRKTALITEVENICSTKQKVLQAQLTSLLQGKENIQSSCNFTEQALSHGSATEVLLVQKQMGERVSALARHSFPENPHENGHLECLVETDGLRRSIQNLGVLITTGAVGHTSVATGEGLRHALVGQHTTVTVTTKDKDGELVKTGNAVLRAEILSADGACTNAEVVDNKNGTYEVGYTIRSEGEFTFSLLLYEQPVRGSPFRLRAVKPSDVLQSPDDVKRRVKSPSGGGGHVRQKAVRRPSSMYSTTKKKENPIEDELIYRVGTRGRDKGEFTNLQGISTSSNGRIVVADSNNQCIQIFSNDGQFKMRFGVRGRSPGQLQRPTGVTVDMNGDIIVADYDNRWISIFSSDGKFKNKIGAGRLMGPKGVAVDKNGHIITVDNKACCVFIFQSNGKLVTKFGARGTSDRHFAGPHFVAVNNKNEIVVTDFHNHSVKVYNADGEFLFKFGSHGEGNGQFNAPTGVAVDANGNIIVADWGNSRIQVFDSSGSFLSYINTSADPLYGPQGLALTSDGHVAVADSGNHCFKVYRYLQ; from the exons ATGTCCGTCACTATGGCCAAGCGTGAGACCGGCAGCACCAGCCCCGTGGTCCGGCAGATAGACAAGCAGTTCCTGGTCTGCAGCATCTGTCTGGACCATTATCACAATCCTAAGGTCCTGCCCTGTCTGCACACCTTCTGTGAGAA ATGTCTACAGAACTACATCCCTCCTCAGTCTCTGACGCTGTCCTGCCCAGTTTGCAGACAGACTTCTATTTTGCCAGAAAAGGGTGTGGCTGCCCTTCAGAACAACTTCTTCATCACAAACCTGATGGAGGTGTTACAGCGAGACCCGGAGTGTAGTCGACCTGAAGCGTGCAATGTTCTGGAGTCAGCAGGTGCAGCTATAGCCTGCCAGCCCCTGTCCTGCCCCAACCATGAGGGAAAG GTGATGGAGTTTTACTGCGAGTCATGTGAAACAGCCATGTGTCTAGAGTGCACAGAAGGAGAACACAGAGAACATGTGACAGTTCCTCTGAGAGACGTACTGGAACAACATAAATCAGCGCTGAAAAATCAGCTGGACACTGTACGCAACAG ACTACCTCAGCTGACAGCTGCCATTGACCTTGTGAATGAGATCTCCAAGCAGCTAACAGAGAGGAAAAATGACGCAGTGGCTGAAATCAGTAACACTTTTGATGAGTTGGAGAAATCTTTACACCAACGCAAGACGGCTCTCATAACTGAGGTGGAAAACATCTGCAGTACGAAGCAGAAG GTACTTCAAGCCCAGCTGACTTCTTTGCTTCAAGGCAAAGAAAACATTCAAAGCAGCTGCAACTTCACAGAACAGGCCCTGAGCCACGGCAGCGCCACCGAGGTCCTGCTGGTCCAGAAGCAGATGGGTGAGCGGGTCAGTGCCCTGGCGAGACACAGCTTCCCTGAGAACCCACATGAAAACGGACATCTCGAATGTCTGGTCGAGACGGACGGCCTTCGGCGCTCCATCCAGAACCTGGGAGTTCTGATCACAACGGGGGCTGTGGGACATACCAGCGTTGCCACCGGCGAAGGCCTGCGCCACGCCCTGGTGGGCCAACACACCACGGTCACAGTCACCACTAAAGATAAGGACGGAGAGCTGGTGAAGACTGGTAACGCTGTTCTGAGGGCAGAGATCCTTTCTGCGGACGGCGCCTGCACCAATGCCGAGGTGGTGGACAACAAGAACGGCACCTACGAGGTTGGATACACCATCCGCTCAGAGGGAGAGTTTACGTTCTCGCTGCTGTTGTACGAACAGCCGGTGAGGGGGAGTCCCTTTCGCTTGCGAGCTGTCAAGCCTTCAGACGTCCTCCAGTCACCAGATGATGTGAAAAGAAGAGTAAAGTCTCCGAGCGGAGGAGGGGGTCACGTTCGGCAGAAAGCTGTACGCAGGCCCTCCAGTATGTACAGCACCACCAAGAAAAAGGAGAACCCCATAGAGGACGAACTGATCTACAGAGTGG GAACAAGAGGACGAGATAAAGGAGAATTCACAAACCTACAAGGCATTTCAACCTCTAGTAATGGAAGGATTGTGGTGGCAGACAGCAACAACCAGTGTATACAG ATATTCTCCAATGACGGCCAGTTTAAGATGCGTTTTGGGGTCAGAGGTCGTTCACCGGGGCAGCTGCAGCGCCCCACAGGGGTCACGGTGGACATGAATGGTGACATTATCGTGGCTGACTATGACAACAGATGGATTAGTATTTTCTCCTCTGACGGCAAATTCAAG AACAAAATTGGTGCTGGGAGACTGATGGGACCTAAAGGTGTAGCTGTGGATAAGAATGGACACATCATCACCGTGGATAACAAAGCCTGCTGCGTTTTTATTTTCCAATCAAATGGAAAACTGGTGACAAAGTTTGGAGCCAGAGGGACGTCAGACAGACACTTTGCAG GTCCTCATTTTGTGGCCGTGAATAACAAAAATGAAATTGTGGTAACAGACTTCCACAACCATTCAGTAAAG GTGTACAATGCAGACGGGGAGTTCCTGTTTAAATTCGGCTCTCACGGAGAGGGGAATGGACAGTTCAACGCTCCAACAGGCGTGGCTGTGGATGCCAATGGAAATATCATTGTCGCTGATTGGGGCAACAGTCGCATCCAG GTGTTCGACAGTTCAGGGTCCTTCCTATCCTATATCAACACATCAGCGGACCCCCTTTACGGACCCCAGGGCCTGGCTCTCACATCTGATGGTCACGTAGCAGTGGCAGACTccgggaaccactgttttaaggtCTACCGCTACCTGCAGTAG
- the LOC115431404 gene encoding tripartite motif-containing protein 3-like isoform X1, which yields MSVTMAKRETGSTSPVVRQIDKQFLVCSICLDHYHNPKVLPCLHTFCEKCLQNYIPPQSLTLSCPVCRQTSILPEKGVAALQNNFFITNLMEVLQRDPECSRPEACNVLESAGAAIACQPLSCPNHEGKVMEFYCESCETAMCLECTEGEHREHVTVPLRDVLEQHKSALKNQLDTVRNRLPQLTAAIDLVNEISKQLTERKNDAVAEISNTFDELEKSLHQRKTALITEVENICSTKQKVLQAQLTSLLQGKENIQSSCNFTEQALSHGSATEVLLVQKQMGERVSALARHSFPENPHENGHLECLVETDGLRRSIQNLGVLITTGAVGHTSVATGEGLRHALVGQHTTVTVTTKDKDGELVKTGNAVLRAEILSADGACTNAEVVDNKNGTYEVGYTIRSEGEFTFSLLLYEQPVRGSPFRLRAVKPSDVLQSPDDVKRRVKSPSGGGGHVRQKAVRRPSSMYSTTKKKENPIEDELIYRVGTRGRDKGEFTNLQGISTSSNGRIVVADSNNQCIQIFSNDGQFKMRFGVRGRSPGQLQRPTGVTVDMNGDIIVADYDNRWISIFSSDGKFKNKIGAGRLMGPKGVAVDKNGHIITVDNKACCVFIFQSNGKLVTKFGARGTSDRHFAEKSGANIALEQKLSKSGPVFSPHFVAVNNKNEIVVTDFHNHSVKVYNADGEFLFKFGSHGEGNGQFNAPTGVAVDANGNIIVADWGNSRIQVFDSSGSFLSYINTSADPLYGPQGLALTSDGHVAVADSGNHCFKVYRYLQ from the exons ATGTCCGTCACTATGGCCAAGCGTGAGACCGGCAGCACCAGCCCCGTGGTCCGGCAGATAGACAAGCAGTTCCTGGTCTGCAGCATCTGTCTGGACCATTATCACAATCCTAAGGTCCTGCCCTGTCTGCACACCTTCTGTGAGAA ATGTCTACAGAACTACATCCCTCCTCAGTCTCTGACGCTGTCCTGCCCAGTTTGCAGACAGACTTCTATTTTGCCAGAAAAGGGTGTGGCTGCCCTTCAGAACAACTTCTTCATCACAAACCTGATGGAGGTGTTACAGCGAGACCCGGAGTGTAGTCGACCTGAAGCGTGCAATGTTCTGGAGTCAGCAGGTGCAGCTATAGCCTGCCAGCCCCTGTCCTGCCCCAACCATGAGGGAAAG GTGATGGAGTTTTACTGCGAGTCATGTGAAACAGCCATGTGTCTAGAGTGCACAGAAGGAGAACACAGAGAACATGTGACAGTTCCTCTGAGAGACGTACTGGAACAACATAAATCAGCGCTGAAAAATCAGCTGGACACTGTACGCAACAG ACTACCTCAGCTGACAGCTGCCATTGACCTTGTGAATGAGATCTCCAAGCAGCTAACAGAGAGGAAAAATGACGCAGTGGCTGAAATCAGTAACACTTTTGATGAGTTGGAGAAATCTTTACACCAACGCAAGACGGCTCTCATAACTGAGGTGGAAAACATCTGCAGTACGAAGCAGAAG GTACTTCAAGCCCAGCTGACTTCTTTGCTTCAAGGCAAAGAAAACATTCAAAGCAGCTGCAACTTCACAGAACAGGCCCTGAGCCACGGCAGCGCCACCGAGGTCCTGCTGGTCCAGAAGCAGATGGGTGAGCGGGTCAGTGCCCTGGCGAGACACAGCTTCCCTGAGAACCCACATGAAAACGGACATCTCGAATGTCTGGTCGAGACGGACGGCCTTCGGCGCTCCATCCAGAACCTGGGAGTTCTGATCACAACGGGGGCTGTGGGACATACCAGCGTTGCCACCGGCGAAGGCCTGCGCCACGCCCTGGTGGGCCAACACACCACGGTCACAGTCACCACTAAAGATAAGGACGGAGAGCTGGTGAAGACTGGTAACGCTGTTCTGAGGGCAGAGATCCTTTCTGCGGACGGCGCCTGCACCAATGCCGAGGTGGTGGACAACAAGAACGGCACCTACGAGGTTGGATACACCATCCGCTCAGAGGGAGAGTTTACGTTCTCGCTGCTGTTGTACGAACAGCCGGTGAGGGGGAGTCCCTTTCGCTTGCGAGCTGTCAAGCCTTCAGACGTCCTCCAGTCACCAGATGATGTGAAAAGAAGAGTAAAGTCTCCGAGCGGAGGAGGGGGTCACGTTCGGCAGAAAGCTGTACGCAGGCCCTCCAGTATGTACAGCACCACCAAGAAAAAGGAGAACCCCATAGAGGACGAACTGATCTACAGAGTGG GAACAAGAGGACGAGATAAAGGAGAATTCACAAACCTACAAGGCATTTCAACCTCTAGTAATGGAAGGATTGTGGTGGCAGACAGCAACAACCAGTGTATACAG ATATTCTCCAATGACGGCCAGTTTAAGATGCGTTTTGGGGTCAGAGGTCGTTCACCGGGGCAGCTGCAGCGCCCCACAGGGGTCACGGTGGACATGAATGGTGACATTATCGTGGCTGACTATGACAACAGATGGATTAGTATTTTCTCCTCTGACGGCAAATTCAAG AACAAAATTGGTGCTGGGAGACTGATGGGACCTAAAGGTGTAGCTGTGGATAAGAATGGACACATCATCACCGTGGATAACAAAGCCTGCTGCGTTTTTATTTTCCAATCAAATGGAAAACTGGTGACAAAGTTTGGAGCCAGAGGGACGTCAGACAGACACTTTGCAG aaAAAAGCGGTGCAAACATTGCACTGGAACAAAAGCTTAGTAAATCTGGCCCTGTTTTCA GTCCTCATTTTGTGGCCGTGAATAACAAAAATGAAATTGTGGTAACAGACTTCCACAACCATTCAGTAAAG GTGTACAATGCAGACGGGGAGTTCCTGTTTAAATTCGGCTCTCACGGAGAGGGGAATGGACAGTTCAACGCTCCAACAGGCGTGGCTGTGGATGCCAATGGAAATATCATTGTCGCTGATTGGGGCAACAGTCGCATCCAG GTGTTCGACAGTTCAGGGTCCTTCCTATCCTATATCAACACATCAGCGGACCCCCTTTACGGACCCCAGGGCCTGGCTCTCACATCTGATGGTCACGTAGCAGTGGCAGACTccgggaaccactgttttaaggtCTACCGCTACCTGCAGTAG